Proteins encoded together in one Verrucomicrobiia bacterium window:
- a CDS encoding arsenate reductase ArsC — MPKLKVLFLCTGNSCRSQMAEGWARHLKGDVIEAYSAGIEKHGMNPHALKVMAEAGVDISKQFSKAPSDLGPVEFDYIVTVCGHADENCPVFPAKSKVVHVGFEDPPKLTKHLPDGEEKLAVYRRVRDEIRRFVETLPGVLQNR, encoded by the coding sequence ATGCCAAAACTGAAGGTTCTCTTTCTCTGCACCGGCAACTCCTGCCGCAGTCAGATGGCCGAAGGCTGGGCGCGGCATCTGAAGGGTGACGTGATCGAGGCGTATTCCGCCGGCATCGAGAAGCACGGCATGAATCCGCACGCGCTCAAGGTCATGGCCGAGGCGGGCGTGGACATCTCGAAGCAGTTTTCCAAGGCGCCGTCGGATCTCGGGCCGGTGGAGTTTGATTATATCGTCACCGTGTGCGGCCACGCGGATGAGAATTGCCCCGTGTTCCCCGCGAAGTCGAAGGTGGTGCACGTCGGCTTCGAGGATCCCCCCAAGCTCACGAAGCATCTCCCGGATGGCGAGGAGAAGCTGGCGGTGTATCGAAGGGTGCGGGACGAAATCCGGCGGTTTGTGGAGACGTTGCCCGGGGTGTTGCAAAACCGGTAG
- the pstA gene encoding phosphate ABC transporter permease PstA → MNAPNHRWRKFKNVLMQIVTLACALLVIAPLCLLFYHLVKSGFSALNWAFFTQLPKPVGEPGGGMANAIVGTFILLGLAATIGVPVGVLGGVYLSEYGSNRLNRWIRFGADVLNGVPSITWGMVVYALMVVPMKGFSAWAGGIVLGMMMVPLIMRTTEEVLQLVPNGYREASLALGIAQWRTIVQIVVRTALKGIVTGVLLALARVAGETAPLLFTAFGNRYWNHNLSDPIAAVPLQIFNYAISPYEDWHRQAWAGALVLLLLITFINVSVRVLTRDRLAQKNH, encoded by the coding sequence ATGAACGCGCCGAACCATCGCTGGCGGAAGTTCAAGAACGTCCTCATGCAGATCGTCACGCTGGCCTGTGCGCTGCTGGTGATTGCGCCGCTTTGCCTGCTGTTCTATCACCTGGTCAAATCGGGTTTCAGCGCGCTGAACTGGGCCTTCTTCACGCAACTGCCCAAGCCGGTCGGTGAACCGGGGGGCGGCATGGCCAACGCGATTGTCGGCACGTTCATCCTGCTCGGGCTGGCTGCGACGATCGGGGTTCCGGTCGGCGTGCTGGGCGGCGTTTATCTTTCCGAATATGGCTCGAACCGCTTGAACCGCTGGATCCGCTTTGGCGCCGATGTGTTGAACGGCGTGCCCTCAATCACGTGGGGCATGGTGGTCTATGCGCTGATGGTCGTGCCGATGAAGGGATTCTCCGCCTGGGCCGGCGGCATCGTGCTGGGCATGATGATGGTTCCGCTCATCATGCGCACCACGGAGGAGGTGCTGCAGCTGGTGCCCAACGGCTATCGGGAGGCGTCCCTCGCGCTGGGCATCGCCCAATGGCGCACCATCGTCCAGATCGTCGTCCGCACCGCGCTCAAGGGCATTGTTACCGGGGTCCTGCTCGCGCTGGCCCGCGTGGCCGGTGAAACCGCGCCGCTGCTCTTCACGGCGTTTGGCAACCGCTACTGGAACCACAACCTTTCCGATCCCATCGCCGCGGTGCCGTTGCAGATTTTCAACTACGCCATTTCGCCCTACGAAGACTGGCACCGGCAGGCGTGGGCGGGCGCCCTCGTGCTGCTGCTGCTCATCACTTTCATCAACGTGAGCGTTCGCGTCTTGACCCGCGACCGTCTTGCGCAAAAAAATCACTAA
- a CDS encoding metalloregulator ArsR/SmtB family transcription factor: MKEFLNLTRALADENRLRLLLALRGGELCACQLTELLGLAPSTVSKHLFLLKHAGLVESRKQGRWIYFQLTGKGAPVAVREAMDWVNKSLGRSSAALTDAGRLRQILKEDPSELCKRLCQN; encoded by the coding sequence ATGAAAGAATTCCTGAACCTGACCCGTGCGCTGGCGGACGAAAACCGTCTTCGCCTGCTGCTGGCGCTGCGCGGCGGCGAGTTGTGCGCCTGCCAGCTCACCGAACTGCTGGGGCTTGCGCCGTCCACCGTCTCCAAACATTTGTTCCTGCTCAAGCACGCCGGCCTTGTGGAATCGCGCAAGCAGGGGCGCTGGATTTACTTCCAGCTCACCGGCAAAGGCGCGCCGGTGGCGGTGCGCGAGGCGATGGACTGGGTCAACAAATCCCTCGGACGGTCATCCGCCGCGCTCACCGATGCCGGGCGGTTGAGGCAAATTTTGAAAGAGGATCCGAGCGAACTTTGCAAACGATTATGCCAAAACTGA
- the pstB gene encoding phosphate ABC transporter ATP-binding protein PstB: MPTPFVAEPPQPNPPAPANAPVPPRAEPAAPAGIQAGTASPELALTVKNLSIFFGANQVLKNISINIQARAVTAIIGPSGCGKSTFLRSLNRMHELVPEARMEGEIRLFGHDIYSHQVDPVVVRRRVGMVFQKSNPFPTMSIADNVTVGLRLNGVRNRKLLVERTEQALRMGALWDEVKDRLNAPAISLSGGQQQRLCIARALAVQPEVLLMDEPASALDPIATSRIEELILELKQNLTVVIVTHNMQQAARMSDFTAFFYLGSLVEFNTTEKIFTAPANKQTEDYVTGRFG; the protein is encoded by the coding sequence ATGCCGACTCCCTTCGTTGCCGAACCGCCCCAGCCGAATCCGCCCGCGCCGGCGAACGCGCCCGTTCCGCCGCGCGCCGAGCCGGCCGCGCCCGCCGGCATCCAGGCCGGAACCGCGTCGCCTGAACTGGCGCTCACGGTCAAGAACCTGAGCATTTTCTTCGGCGCCAACCAGGTGTTGAAAAACATTTCCATCAACATCCAGGCGCGTGCCGTGACGGCCATCATCGGCCCCAGCGGCTGCGGCAAATCCACCTTCCTGCGCTCGCTCAACCGCATGCACGAACTCGTTCCCGAGGCGCGCATGGAGGGCGAAATCCGCCTGTTCGGCCACGACATTTACAGCCACCAAGTTGATCCGGTGGTGGTTCGCCGCCGCGTCGGCATGGTGTTCCAGAAGTCCAACCCGTTCCCGACCATGTCCATCGCGGACAACGTCACGGTCGGGCTCCGGCTCAACGGCGTTCGCAACCGCAAGCTGCTCGTCGAACGCACGGAACAGGCGCTGCGCATGGGCGCCCTGTGGGACGAGGTCAAGGACCGCCTGAATGCGCCCGCCATCAGCCTTTCGGGCGGTCAGCAGCAACGCCTGTGCATTGCCCGCGCACTGGCGGTGCAGCCGGAAGTATTGTTGATGGACGAGCCCGCGTCGGCGCTCGACCCGATTGCCACTTCCCGCATCGAGGAACTGATCCTCGAATTGAAACAAAACCTCACCGTCGTCATCGTCACCCACAACATGCAGCAGGCGGCGCGCATGTCGGACTTTACGGCGTTCTTCTATCTCGGCTCGCTGGTGGAATTCAACACGACCGAAAAGATTTTCACCGCGCCGGCCAACAAGCAGACCGAGGATTACGTCACCGGCCGCTTCGGTTGA
- the arsB gene encoding ACR3 family arsenite efflux transporter, translating into MKGENDTPHSAPSKRLAFFERYLTGWVFACMVVGVALGKLAPGLTTSLSKLEFGEGSQVNVAIAVLIWLMIYPMMLKVDFGAIGGVARRPKGLGVTLFVNWLVKPFSMALLGWLFMQHVFATWITPEAAREYTAGLIILAAAPCTAMVFVWSYLTDGDPAYTLVQVAVNDLIMLFAFAPIVMFLCGVANVVVPSNVLITSVVVFIVIPLAAGWLTRTALLKSHGREWFEQKFLPKFHPVTIGALLLTLVLIFAFQAENLTSRWFAVLLLAVPITLQVYFNSSLAYLLMRWLKVPHNVASPGALIGASNFFELAVAVAITLFGPGSGAALATVVGVLVEVPVMLSVCKICNQSRGWYQRQEQA; encoded by the coding sequence ATGAAGGGCGAAAACGACACCCCGCACTCTGCGCCGTCCAAGCGTCTCGCCTTCTTCGAGCGTTACCTCACCGGCTGGGTGTTCGCCTGCATGGTAGTGGGCGTGGCGCTGGGCAAACTCGCGCCAGGACTCACGACGAGCCTGAGCAAGCTGGAGTTCGGCGAAGGCTCGCAGGTCAACGTCGCCATCGCGGTGCTCATCTGGTTGATGATTTACCCAATGATGCTCAAGGTGGACTTCGGTGCGATTGGCGGCGTGGCGCGGCGGCCCAAGGGACTTGGCGTGACGCTGTTTGTGAACTGGCTGGTGAAGCCGTTCAGCATGGCATTGCTCGGCTGGCTGTTCATGCAACACGTCTTTGCCACGTGGATCACGCCCGAGGCGGCGCGCGAATACACCGCCGGCCTTATCATCCTCGCCGCGGCACCCTGCACGGCGATGGTGTTCGTCTGGAGCTATCTCACCGACGGCGACCCGGCCTACACGCTCGTGCAGGTCGCCGTGAACGACCTCATCATGCTCTTCGCCTTCGCGCCCATCGTAATGTTTCTCTGCGGCGTGGCGAACGTCGTCGTGCCGTCGAACGTGCTCATCACGTCCGTCGTGGTGTTCATCGTGATTCCTCTGGCGGCGGGCTGGCTGACGCGGACGGCGCTGCTGAAGTCGCATGGCAGGGAGTGGTTCGAGCAGAAGTTCCTGCCAAAGTTTCACCCGGTGACGATTGGCGCGCTGCTGCTGACGCTGGTGCTGATCTTTGCGTTCCAGGCGGAGAATCTGACCTCGCGCTGGTTCGCCGTGTTGCTGCTGGCCGTGCCGATCACGTTGCAGGTCTATTTCAATTCGTCGCTCGCCTACCTGCTGATGCGCTGGCTCAAGGTGCCGCACAACGTCGCCTCGCCCGGCGCGCTCATCGGCGCGAGCAACTTCTTCGAACTGGCGGTGGCGGTGGCCATCACGTTGTTCGGCCCCGGCTCCGGCGCCGCGCTGGCCACGGTGGTCGGCGTGCTCGTCGAAGTGCCCGTGATGCTCTCCGTCTGCAAGATTTGCAACCAATCCCGTGGTTGGTATCAGCGGCAGGAGCAAGCGTAG
- the phoU gene encoding phosphate signaling complex protein PhoU, translating to MQTHHEKELSDLKDRLLIMASHAEMAVTQAVEAVVNRDEALARKVRADDETLDRFEVELDDMAVHLLAKAPLATELRLVLMVMKMSQNLERIGDEASKIANRARDLAQEPPLKVNVDIPRLARLVLDMLKGALDAFVRRDAEAARALIPRDKEVDALNKQFQNDLIALMAENPENIRRALWLTVVSKSLERIADHAKNVAEDVVYLCEALDIRHSGKSAPTAA from the coding sequence ATGCAAACGCATCACGAGAAGGAACTGTCCGACCTCAAGGACCGGCTGCTCATCATGGCCAGCCACGCGGAAATGGCCGTCACGCAGGCTGTCGAGGCCGTGGTCAACCGCGACGAGGCGCTCGCCCGCAAGGTCCGCGCCGACGACGAGACGCTGGACCGTTTCGAGGTGGAACTCGACGACATGGCCGTGCACCTCCTGGCCAAGGCGCCGCTGGCCACCGAACTCCGGCTCGTGCTCATGGTGATGAAAATGTCCCAGAACCTGGAGCGCATCGGCGACGAGGCCTCGAAGATTGCCAACCGTGCCCGCGACCTCGCCCAGGAACCGCCGCTCAAGGTGAACGTGGACATTCCGCGCCTCGCCCGGCTCGTCCTCGACATGTTGAAGGGCGCCCTCGACGCCTTTGTCCGCCGCGATGCCGAGGCCGCGCGCGCCTTGATCCCGCGCGACAAGGAGGTCGATGCCCTCAACAAGCAGTTCCAGAACGACTTGATCGCCCTCATGGCCGAGAATCCGGAGAACATCCGGCGTGCGCTCTGGCTGACTGTTGTCTCCAAGAGCCTCGAACGCATTGCCGACCACGCCAAGAACGTGGCGGAAGACGTCGTATATCTCTGCGAGGCGCTCGACATCCGGCACAGTGGCAAGTCGGCGCCGACGGCCGCCTAG
- the arsM gene encoding arsenite methyltransferase — protein MIETQSEEIRKLVREGYAKIAEETANGGCGSGVSCCGSAPQDANKLASKLGYTVAELQALPEGANMGLSCGNPAALAALKPGETVLDLGSGGGFDVFIAGRKVGATGRAIGVDMTPAMLSKARTNAAQYRATTGLDNVEFRLGEIEHLPVADNAVDAIISNCVINLSPDKPQVWREMARVLKPGGRVAVSDMALLKPLPSEVLKLVEALVGCVAGAVLVTDTERFAREAGLENVAVRVKSEYVVAMEHFEDPLYQKITAALPAGAKPEDYVASVEITACKPGGQDCCGTECCDGTRNT, from the coding sequence ATGATCGAAACTCAATCTGAAGAAATTAGAAAGCTGGTGCGCGAGGGCTACGCGAAGATTGCGGAGGAAACCGCGAACGGTGGTTGCGGATCAGGCGTTTCATGCTGCGGTTCGGCACCGCAGGACGCGAACAAACTGGCCAGCAAACTCGGTTACACAGTGGCTGAGCTGCAGGCGTTGCCCGAGGGCGCGAACATGGGCCTCTCGTGCGGCAATCCCGCCGCGCTCGCGGCGCTGAAGCCGGGCGAAACCGTCCTCGACCTCGGCAGCGGCGGTGGCTTCGACGTGTTCATCGCCGGGCGCAAGGTTGGCGCAACCGGTCGCGCCATCGGCGTGGACATGACGCCTGCGATGTTGTCCAAGGCACGCACGAATGCGGCGCAATACCGCGCGACGACGGGTTTGGACAACGTCGAGTTCCGGCTCGGCGAAATCGAGCATCTGCCCGTGGCGGACAATGCGGTGGACGCCATTATCTCGAACTGCGTGATTAATCTTTCGCCCGACAAGCCGCAGGTCTGGCGCGAAATGGCGCGCGTGCTCAAGCCGGGCGGACGCGTGGCGGTGTCGGACATGGCGCTGCTCAAGCCGTTGCCGTCGGAGGTGCTGAAGCTCGTCGAGGCGCTCGTCGGTTGCGTGGCCGGGGCGGTGCTGGTCACGGACACGGAGCGATTCGCACGTGAGGCCGGACTGGAGAACGTCGCCGTGCGCGTGAAATCCGAATACGTGGTGGCGATGGAGCATTTTGAAGATCCGCTTTATCAGAAGATCACGGCGGCGCTGCCGGCGGGCGCGAAGCCGGAGGACTACGTCGCAAGCGTGGAAATCACCGCGTGCAAACCCGGCGGTCAGGATTGCTGCGGCACCGAGTGCTGCGACGGAACACGGAACACGTAG